A region from the Desulfitobacterium dehalogenans ATCC 51507 genome encodes:
- a CDS encoding D-alanyl-D-alanine carboxypeptidase family protein: MAQRIRIKKRKSRKPVLLLPLLLVVLAVLGYRYIPEPQHLWEKISEDRTAAVSPLKPETQSAVPVSAGRLNSSQAILVRLKDQRILMEKNSEEKIYPASLTKIMTAIVAIENLPDLQEQIKLPQSMFQELYQANATMAGFQPDEQVRAMDLLYGVMLPSGAESCIGLAERIAGSERKFALMMNQKAAELGMNHTNFENTTGLHAKNHYTTVKDLAVLLNYALQNDTFREIFTSSRHSTQSTNKHPGGITFYSTMFTALGNSRIRGGEILGGKTGYTDEAGLCLASFAQVDKEHYILITAGAKGNHNSEQYNITDALTVYNRLEKE; this comes from the coding sequence ATGGCGCAAAGAATAAGGATAAAAAAGCGAAAATCAAGAAAACCAGTACTGTTGTTACCTCTGCTCCTGGTTGTACTAGCTGTCTTAGGGTATAGGTACATCCCTGAACCTCAGCACTTATGGGAGAAAATCTCTGAAGATAGAACAGCAGCGGTTTCCCCGCTAAAGCCTGAGACTCAATCCGCTGTCCCGGTATCCGCCGGGAGGTTGAACAGTTCTCAGGCAATTCTAGTCCGTTTAAAGGATCAGAGAATTTTAATGGAGAAGAACAGTGAAGAAAAAATCTATCCGGCTTCTTTGACAAAAATAATGACAGCTATTGTGGCTATAGAAAATCTGCCCGATCTGCAGGAGCAAATTAAACTTCCCCAATCGATGTTTCAGGAATTGTACCAAGCCAATGCCACCATGGCAGGCTTCCAGCCGGATGAGCAGGTCAGAGCCATGGATCTGTTATACGGTGTCATGCTGCCAAGCGGTGCGGAAAGCTGTATCGGGCTTGCGGAGAGAATTGCCGGATCAGAGAGGAAATTCGCTCTCATGATGAATCAAAAGGCGGCAGAGCTGGGCATGAACCATACCAATTTTGAAAATACCACCGGACTTCACGCGAAAAACCACTACACAACCGTCAAGGATCTGGCGGTTCTTCTCAATTATGCTCTGCAGAATGATACTTTCCGGGAAATTTTCACCTCATCCCGTCATTCTACTCAATCTACCAATAAGCATCCTGGCGGAATAACTTTTTACAGTACCATGTTTACGGCACTGGGCAACTCAAGAATCAGGGGAGGGGAAATTTTAGGAGGAAAAACCGGATATACCGATGAGGCGGGCCTGTGTCTCGCCAGCTTCGCTCAAGTGGATAAGGAACACTATATTCTGATCACAGCCGGGGCCAAAGGGAATCACAATTCCGAGCAATACAATATTACCGATGCCTTGACAGTGTACAACAGGTTGGAAAAGGAATAG
- a CDS encoding DNA alkylation repair protein: MQAEIKGQLRELAEEEYRVFASGLLPNISNILGVRLPLLRKMAKEITKADWREYLKTAREDFFEEIMLQGMVIGCAKCSPEERLSTIREFVPKINNWSVCDSFCSGLNFTKENMELVWEFLQPYARSEEEFEIRFAVVMLLFYYSDKEHIEAVLEILDGIRHEGYYVKMAVAWAVSICYIKLPEQTMPYLQNNHLDDFTYNKSLQKITESYRVDQETKKQIRLMKRK; encoded by the coding sequence ATGCAGGCAGAAATCAAGGGTCAATTGAGGGAACTGGCGGAAGAAGAATACCGGGTATTTGCTTCCGGTCTGCTCCCGAATATCAGCAATATCCTGGGAGTCCGCCTCCCCCTCTTGCGCAAAATGGCAAAGGAGATCACAAAGGCGGACTGGCGGGAATACTTAAAGACTGCCCGGGAGGATTTCTTTGAGGAAATCATGCTCCAGGGCATGGTCATTGGTTGTGCCAAGTGCTCACCGGAAGAAAGGCTTTCCACTATCCGGGAATTTGTGCCGAAAATAAATAATTGGTCCGTGTGTGACAGCTTTTGCAGCGGACTGAATTTTACGAAGGAAAACATGGAGTTGGTTTGGGAGTTTCTTCAGCCCTATGCCCGGTCGGAAGAAGAATTTGAAATCCGGTTTGCGGTGGTCATGCTGCTCTTTTATTATAGCGATAAGGAACATATCGAAGCCGTACTGGAAATACTGGACGGTATCCGGCATGAAGGATATTATGTGAAAATGGCGGTGGCCTGGGCAGTTTCCATCTGCTATATCAAGCTGCCGGAGCAGACTATGCCTTACTTGCAGAACAATCATCTAGATGATTTTACTTATAACAAATCCCTGCAAAAAATCACGGAATCCTATCGAGTGGATCAGGAAACAAAAAAGCAGATTCGCCTTATGAAGCGCAAATAA
- a CDS encoding DUF1848 domain-containing protein, with amino-acid sequence MIVSASRRTDIPAFYSEWLLNRLREGYVQVPNPRCLSRYSRVELSPQVVDCLVFWTKNPSPMLPRLAEITALGYPFYFQFTLTPYERDMEQNLPPKEILLKTFQKLSTMLGPERVVWRYDPVILNADLDLEYHLEQFERMAAALEGYTHRCILSFLDLYPKVRQAMSLALAQEGKEADETAMERIAQGFSAIARRHRLGLFTCCESVDLSPYGIRPASCIDQGMIEEILQCRILTKKDPNQRPSCGCIESVEIGTYDSCPHGCIYCYGTSSPQTVRNNRADHDPKSPVLIGGLTNNAIITERKMCSRKDSQLTLF; translated from the coding sequence GTGATCGTCAGTGCCAGCCGCCGTACGGACATTCCTGCCTTCTATTCTGAATGGCTGCTCAACCGCCTCCGGGAAGGGTATGTTCAGGTGCCCAATCCCAGATGTCTATCCCGTTACAGCCGTGTGGAATTAAGCCCCCAAGTTGTGGACTGCCTCGTTTTTTGGACAAAGAATCCATCTCCCATGCTCCCACGGTTGGCAGAGATCACCGCCCTGGGATACCCCTTTTATTTTCAGTTTACCCTGACCCCCTATGAGCGGGACATGGAGCAGAATCTACCGCCCAAGGAAATTTTGCTCAAGACCTTTCAGAAGCTGAGCACGATGCTGGGGCCGGAACGTGTGGTATGGCGGTATGATCCTGTAATTCTGAACGCCGATCTGGATCTTGAGTATCACCTGGAGCAATTTGAACGAATGGCGGCGGCCTTAGAAGGCTACACCCACCGTTGTATTTTAAGCTTTTTGGACTTGTATCCCAAAGTGCGCCAAGCCATGAGTCTTGCTTTAGCCCAGGAGGGAAAGGAAGCGGATGAAACTGCCATGGAGCGAATAGCCCAAGGCTTTTCCGCGATTGCCCGGAGGCATCGCCTGGGTCTCTTTACCTGCTGTGAATCTGTGGATTTGAGCCCATATGGGATCCGACCTGCTTCATGCATTGATCAAGGTATGATTGAAGAGATTCTTCAGTGTAGAATCCTTACCAAAAAAGACCCCAACCAGCGGCCCTCCTGCGGATGTATCGAAAGTGTGGAGATCGGCACTTATGACAGCTGTCCCCACGGATGCATTTACTGTTATGGGACTTCCTCCCCGCAAACTGTACGGAACAATAGGGCCGACCATGATCCGAAGTCACCGGTTTTGATTGGCGGTCTTACCAATAACGCTATAATAACGGAGCGGAAAATGTGCTCCCGGAAGGATTCGCAGTTAACCTTGTTTTAG
- a CDS encoding methyl-accepting chemotaxis protein, producing the protein MNFFKKAPCEEAICVIKSVEDRMKGIKVDLPNVEYPIHQNLVTIFEKLLSSEEQMSRSSKKMIGLTSALSNFDVEMTHSSNKLVEFAREMSTISESNLAIVEEISASMSEVNNSISYTSDVMNNLQESSKELVLKNDEGITRIKEIDVLKNEVSKDAALMSEQIRVLVEMAAKVNEIVDGVENIANQTNLLALNAAIEAARAGEAGRGFAVVAEEVRKLADSTKTSLGDMRSFVNNIQQAAVSGQASMENTMSSTGKMHSELDMISKTIIENVSMLKNTINDVDLITESLGNIKESAYQINQAMEASAQDAEKLTIMTQRIQDDATQSADNAKEIARIDDELSELVREMITALNGGKNAISNQELLENITKAKAAHSNWIKNLNRIVEEMTTYPLQTNSKKCAFGHFYHSMDVAGTVLEETWQAIDHVHDELHSNGSKVIEAVNKNKPELARELFLHTKELSQDIFARLDEVSHVIEDSSAQGVEILRTSKAS; encoded by the coding sequence GTGAATTTTTTCAAAAAAGCCCCCTGTGAAGAAGCCATATGTGTTATTAAGAGCGTAGAAGACAGGATGAAAGGGATAAAGGTTGATCTTCCGAATGTGGAGTACCCCATTCACCAAAACCTTGTGACAATCTTTGAAAAACTTCTATCCAGTGAAGAGCAGATGTCCAGAAGCTCGAAAAAAATGATTGGGCTGACTTCAGCTTTAAGCAATTTTGATGTGGAGATGACTCACTCTTCCAACAAACTGGTGGAATTCGCCAGAGAGATGTCAACTATCAGTGAATCCAATCTGGCAATCGTCGAAGAGATCAGCGCCAGCATGAGTGAAGTGAACAACTCCATCAGCTACACTTCTGATGTAATGAACAATCTTCAGGAATCCTCCAAGGAACTTGTCCTGAAAAATGACGAAGGAATTACCCGGATTAAGGAAATCGATGTGCTGAAAAACGAGGTCTCCAAGGATGCCGCGTTAATGAGCGAACAAATCAGGGTCCTGGTGGAGATGGCGGCAAAAGTCAATGAGATTGTGGACGGTGTGGAGAATATCGCTAATCAGACCAACCTGCTGGCCTTAAATGCCGCCATCGAGGCAGCTCGGGCCGGGGAAGCGGGAAGAGGCTTTGCTGTCGTAGCGGAAGAAGTCAGAAAGCTGGCGGATAGCACCAAAACCAGCCTGGGGGATATGCGTTCCTTTGTGAATAACATTCAACAGGCAGCGGTAAGCGGGCAGGCGAGCATGGAAAACACCATGAGCTCCACCGGCAAGATGCATTCCGAATTGGATATGATATCCAAGACCATCATCGAAAATGTGTCCATGTTAAAGAACACTATCAATGATGTTGACCTGATCACAGAATCACTGGGAAATATCAAAGAATCTGCATACCAGATTAATCAGGCCATGGAGGCATCGGCTCAGGATGCTGAAAAGCTCACGATTATGACTCAGAGGATTCAGGATGATGCGACTCAAAGCGCCGACAACGCCAAAGAGATAGCACGGATTGATGATGAACTCAGTGAGCTTGTAAGAGAAATGATCACTGCCCTGAACGGGGGCAAGAATGCTATATCCAATCAGGAACTGCTGGAGAATATCACCAAGGCTAAGGCGGCTCATTCCAACTGGATTAAAAATCTGAACAGAATCGTAGAGGAAATGACAACCTATCCTTTGCAAACCAACTCCAAGAAATGCGCCTTCGGTCATTTTTATCATTCCATGGATGTTGCCGGAACCGTTTTGGAAGAAACCTGGCAAGCCATCGATCATGTTCATGACGAACTGCACTCCAACGGCAGCAAGGTCATCGAGGCCGTCAATAAAAATAAACCGGAATTGGCCAGGGAACTGTTTTTACATACGAAAGAGCTATCTCAGGATATTTTCGCCAGATTGGATGAAGTCAGCCATGTCATAGAAGACAGCAGCGCTCAAGGGGTGGAGATCTTGAGAACCAGCAAGGCGAGCTGA
- a CDS encoding acyltransferase family protein produces MNCSTKTNQLYEQPNRPQRGRRVRAHSSGYMPGLDGLRALAVFAVIAYHLNVSWAPGGLLGVTLFFVLSGYLITNILLKQWDGTGRIDLKDFWLRRARRLLPAVFVMLAGVMLWMMLWAPERLAALKGEALAAVFYISNWYLIFHQVSYFESFGPPSPLGHLWSLAVEEQFYVIWPLLLGLGLSRIRQRKWLTVGTIAVTLASAAAMALIYIPGQDPSRIYYGTDTRAFSLLVGAVLAMAWPSGKMAGELSGSKRWVLDGAGILGLLVVLLMIGKTNQYQAFLYQGGLLLFSVAAAVLVAVLAHPSSFLGRFFSWGPLRWLGECSYGIYLWHYPVIILTNPVVNTGGLDLSRTLWQIGLSIILAALSRYFIEDPIRYGRRRRGRRRTPVLQWWQRPLGVGAKISLSIMLMAVLLFITPACVADNSGNEGAGISAKAITENHEATEQTQTQNENANENENANENVNKQEDETQETEQKDNAVKGDTAGNDITVIGDSVMINVAPVLQERLKGVVVDAQLGRQMYQAPEIIAGLQKEGKLGKTVIIQLGTNGSFSEKQLKQTLDSLQGSPEILLINSRVPKPWEGEVNETLKRVAQTYPKTKLIDWYSTSKGHNDYFYSDGVHLTQAGVEAYGEMLINALSPK; encoded by the coding sequence ATGAATTGCAGCACAAAAACGAATCAATTGTATGAACAGCCGAACCGACCGCAAAGGGGGAGGAGAGTACGGGCGCATTCCAGCGGCTATATGCCGGGCTTGGACGGCCTGAGGGCTTTGGCGGTGTTTGCCGTGATTGCCTACCATCTCAATGTATCCTGGGCGCCGGGAGGACTTTTAGGGGTAACTTTGTTCTTTGTGCTGTCCGGGTATTTAATCACCAATATTCTCCTGAAACAATGGGATGGCACCGGAAGGATTGACTTGAAAGATTTTTGGCTGCGCCGGGCCCGACGGCTACTGCCCGCTGTTTTTGTAATGCTGGCGGGGGTAATGCTCTGGATGATGCTTTGGGCTCCGGAACGACTGGCAGCCTTGAAGGGAGAAGCCCTGGCCGCGGTATTCTATATCAGTAACTGGTATCTGATCTTTCATCAGGTCTCCTACTTTGAAAGCTTCGGCCCTCCGTCTCCCTTGGGGCATCTCTGGTCTTTGGCGGTAGAAGAACAGTTCTATGTTATCTGGCCCCTCCTTTTGGGACTGGGACTGAGCCGGATCCGGCAACGCAAATGGCTGACCGTGGGAACAATTGCTGTTACATTGGCATCGGCTGCGGCCATGGCCTTGATCTATATACCGGGTCAGGATCCCAGCCGGATCTATTATGGAACGGACACTCGGGCGTTCTCTTTGCTGGTGGGAGCAGTTCTAGCTATGGCTTGGCCCAGCGGGAAGATGGCCGGGGAACTCTCCGGCTCAAAAAGATGGGTTCTTGATGGGGCAGGCATTCTGGGGCTATTGGTGGTGCTGTTGATGATTGGGAAAACCAACCAATACCAGGCCTTCCTCTATCAGGGCGGACTCTTGCTCTTCTCTGTTGCCGCGGCTGTTTTGGTGGCCGTTCTGGCCCACCCGTCCAGTTTTCTGGGCCGGTTCTTCAGCTGGGGACCCTTGCGCTGGCTGGGAGAGTGTTCCTACGGAATTTATCTGTGGCATTATCCCGTCATCATCCTGACCAATCCCGTTGTGAATACGGGAGGCTTGGATCTTTCCCGTACCCTCTGGCAAATCGGGTTAAGCATTATTCTGGCCGCCCTGTCCCGCTACTTCATTGAGGACCCCATCCGGTACGGAAGGCGGAGACGGGGGCGGAGGCGGACACCGGTTCTTCAGTGGTGGCAAAGACCATTGGGTGTCGGCGCCAAAATTTCTCTCAGTATAATGCTGATGGCTGTGCTGTTGTTTATAACTCCCGCTTGTGTTGCTGATAACTCCGGCAATGAGGGTGCGGGAATTTCAGCAAAAGCTATAACGGAGAACCATGAGGCAACAGAACAAACACAGACTCAGAATGAAAATGCAAATGAAAATGAAAATGCAAATGAAAATGTGAATAAACAAGAAGATGAAACCCAAGAGACGGAGCAGAAAGACAATGCCGTCAAGGGGGACACTGCCGGGAATGATATTACAGTCATCGGCGATTCCGTCATGATTAATGTAGCACCTGTTTTACAGGAACGGCTTAAGGGGGTTGTCGTCGATGCCCAACTAGGAAGACAGATGTATCAGGCCCCGGAGATTATTGCCGGGCTTCAGAAAGAGGGCAAGCTGGGGAAAACCGTGATTATTCAATTGGGAACGAACGGTTCCTTCAGCGAAAAACAACTCAAGCAAACTCTCGACTCCCTGCAAGGAAGTCCCGAGATCCTGCTGATCAATTCCCGGGTCCCCAAGCCTTGGGAAGGAGAGGTAAATGAGACTCTCAAAAGAGTAGCCCAGACTTACCCCAAGACCAAACTGATCGATTGGTATTCAACAAGCAAGGGCCATAACGATTACTTCTACTCCGACGGAGTTCATCTGACCCAGGCTGGGGTGGAAGCCTACGGAGAGATGCTCATCAACGCCTTATCTCCCAAATAA
- a CDS encoding response regulator transcription factor — translation MHENKVKVLVVEDEASIRRFITLNLETAGYEVGEAESGEDALALLTTFLPDLVVLDLMLPGMDGLEVCQHIRGTMPDPLIIMLTAKGQDTDKIMGLELGADDYMVKPFNPFELIARIKALLRRRDRYEPGRRAYTYGSLHLDTVANKLLKNNQEVELTPTEYSLLKMFMENPGKALRREEMLNAIWGEDYFGDTKTLDVHIRRLREKIEDNPSEPRHIKTIWGSGYRWQKETTGRLP, via the coding sequence ATGCACGAGAATAAGGTAAAAGTACTGGTTGTTGAAGATGAAGCATCGATCCGGCGTTTTATCACCCTTAATCTGGAGACGGCCGGATATGAAGTGGGAGAAGCGGAGAGCGGGGAGGATGCCCTGGCTCTGCTTACCACATTTCTCCCTGATTTAGTGGTCCTGGATCTGATGCTGCCGGGGATGGACGGACTGGAAGTCTGTCAGCACATTCGCGGAACCATGCCGGACCCGCTGATTATCATGCTCACGGCCAAGGGGCAGGATACGGATAAAATTATGGGGCTTGAACTGGGAGCGGATGATTATATGGTCAAGCCCTTTAATCCTTTCGAATTAATTGCCAGGATCAAAGCACTGTTAAGACGCCGGGATCGCTATGAACCCGGCAGAAGAGCCTATACTTACGGCAGTCTGCATCTGGATACTGTTGCCAATAAACTCCTCAAAAACAATCAGGAAGTGGAGCTCACCCCCACGGAATACTCCTTGTTAAAAATGTTTATGGAAAATCCAGGGAAAGCCTTGCGCAGGGAGGAGATGCTGAATGCCATCTGGGGAGAAGATTATTTTGGGGATACGAAAACTCTGGATGTGCATATCCGACGGCTCCGGGAAAAAATCGAGGACAACCCCTCTGAGCCCCGGCATATTAAAACCATTTGGGGTTCCGGTTACCGGTGGCAGAAGGAGACAACTGGGAGGTTGCCATGA
- a CDS encoding sensor histidine kinase yields MKGIRGRLTANFMIVILVSVAILEVLLIYTVQQNYYGSLRGNLTNQVKISADMYSKYYSDTSLEDNILYNVDAFWNQSNAQVEIVDKDGTIVMDSLGTIPEQGEPMEDIQDALNDKMGEWVGKLNGQKVMAVAYPLKSEGQIVGALRFIGSTSEIDQDIQDTAKIFIAIGLFVALVVGLLSIFLANTILIPLKEVTAVAESMAAGNFQIKSRKKRNDEIGKLADTLNYMAEEITKKEKLKNDFISSVSHELRTPLTSIMGWAITLQSEKFQQKETLNDGLGIIAKEAERLTQMVEELLDFSKFVSGRIKLKYVNVNLAELMEHIRKQLTPRATRENIQFTVVYPENLPDLLTDPNRLKQVLINILDNALNFTPAEGYVRFEAEVGEKDYTFTISDNGCGIAGEELPMVKEKFYKGKTSRSRNGIGLSICEEIVTLMQGRLEIRSEVNVGTTVVITLPREVCANG; encoded by the coding sequence ATGAAAGGGATTAGAGGGAGACTGACAGCGAATTTCATGATCGTGATTTTGGTTTCGGTGGCCATCCTGGAAGTGCTGCTTATCTATACCGTCCAGCAGAATTATTACGGCAGCCTGAGGGGCAACCTGACCAACCAGGTGAAAATCAGCGCGGACATGTACTCCAAATACTATTCCGATACCTCCCTGGAAGATAACATCCTGTATAATGTGGATGCCTTTTGGAATCAAAGCAATGCCCAAGTGGAAATTGTCGATAAAGACGGGACGATTGTCATGGACTCTCTGGGGACGATCCCGGAACAAGGAGAACCCATGGAGGATATTCAGGATGCCCTCAATGATAAGATGGGGGAATGGGTGGGAAAATTAAACGGTCAGAAAGTTATGGCCGTAGCCTATCCTTTAAAATCGGAGGGACAAATTGTGGGGGCCCTGCGTTTTATTGGTTCTACCAGCGAAATTGATCAGGATATTCAGGACACGGCTAAAATTTTTATCGCTATCGGTCTCTTTGTGGCACTGGTGGTCGGTTTGCTCAGTATTTTCTTAGCCAATACCATTCTTATCCCCTTGAAGGAAGTGACAGCCGTTGCAGAAAGCATGGCGGCAGGCAATTTTCAGATCAAGAGCAGGAAAAAGCGGAATGACGAGATCGGCAAGCTCGCCGACACATTAAACTATATGGCAGAAGAAATAACCAAAAAAGAAAAGCTGAAAAATGATTTCATATCTTCGGTTTCCCACGAATTGCGCACTCCCTTAACCTCGATTATGGGCTGGGCCATTACCCTGCAAAGTGAAAAATTCCAGCAGAAAGAAACGTTGAACGACGGTCTCGGCATCATTGCCAAAGAGGCCGAACGGCTCACCCAGATGGTCGAAGAACTCCTGGACTTTTCCAAATTTGTTTCCGGCAGGATCAAGCTTAAATATGTCAATGTCAATTTGGCCGAGTTGATGGAGCATATCCGCAAACAGCTGACCCCCCGGGCGACACGGGAAAATATCCAGTTTACGGTGGTTTACCCGGAGAACCTTCCCGACTTGCTGACCGATCCTAACCGTTTAAAACAAGTGCTGATCAATATTTTGGATAATGCCTTGAATTTTACGCCTGCCGAGGGGTACGTCCGCTTTGAGGCCGAGGTAGGGGAGAAAGACTATACCTTTACGATCTCCGACAACGGGTGCGGCATTGCCGGCGAGGAGCTGCCCATGGTGAAGGAAAAGTTTTACAAGGGCAAGACCTCACGCTCCCGAAACGGGATTGGTTTATCCATCTGTGAAGAGATCGTTACCCTGATGCAAGGCCGGCTGGAAATCCGCAGTGAAGTCAATGTGGGAACGACTGTGGTCATTACTTTGCCTCGAGAGGTGTGTGCCAATGGTTAA
- a CDS encoding B12-binding domain-containing radical SAM protein — protein sequence MPCLNYFLKPPSHWEIKHIDEGQEEIDFNQEADLVGITFHTPSANYVYEIAAEFRKRGIPVVMGGPHVSLLPDEAEKHADAIFIGEAEDTWIEFLTDFENKRFKKRYEQKHPSSLTNLPMARKDLFHRRDHSGGIMFATRGCPNQCEFCALAVMYHCKFRKRPVEEVAREYGSFNGKVIIFWDDNLAADLQYAKELFRALVPYRKWWSSQTSIHAGWNDDLLELAAKSGCKQLFLGLESVSQISLDNANKSFNKVKDYYKIIKKIHSYGISVQVGIIFGFDEDDKSIFGKTISFLEAAGVQNATFNMLTPYPGTPLFKRLEDEGRILTYDWSKYNGRRDVVFKPKNMTCEELLEGFNWVNSQFYSLKSIGKRLSKSTAGLWWTLPLNLSYYFSYKLYGPNE from the coding sequence TTGCCTTGCCTAAATTATTTTCTTAAGCCCCCATCGCATTGGGAAATAAAGCATATCGATGAAGGTCAGGAAGAGATCGATTTTAATCAGGAAGCAGATTTAGTCGGCATAACGTTTCATACCCCCAGTGCCAACTATGTGTATGAAATAGCTGCAGAATTCAGGAAAAGAGGTATACCCGTGGTCATGGGCGGACCCCATGTGTCACTGCTGCCGGATGAAGCCGAAAAGCATGCCGATGCTATATTTATAGGGGAAGCGGAAGATACATGGATAGAATTTCTGACTGATTTTGAGAATAAACGGTTTAAAAAAAGATATGAACAAAAGCATCCCTCTTCCCTGACTAACCTCCCTATGGCACGCAAAGATTTATTTCACAGAAGGGATCATTCCGGGGGAATTATGTTTGCAACCCGTGGCTGCCCTAATCAATGCGAGTTCTGTGCTTTAGCAGTAATGTATCATTGCAAATTCAGAAAAAGGCCCGTTGAAGAAGTTGCCAGGGAATACGGCTCTTTCAACGGGAAAGTTATTATCTTCTGGGATGACAATCTTGCAGCAGATCTACAGTACGCCAAGGAACTTTTCCGGGCGCTCGTTCCTTATCGAAAATGGTGGAGCAGTCAGACCAGTATTCACGCCGGATGGAATGATGATCTATTGGAATTGGCGGCCAAAAGCGGCTGCAAGCAGCTGTTCCTGGGACTAGAGTCGGTATCTCAAATCAGCTTGGATAACGCCAATAAATCCTTCAATAAAGTTAAAGATTACTATAAAATCATTAAAAAGATCCACTCCTATGGAATATCTGTACAGGTAGGGATTATTTTCGGTTTTGATGAAGATGACAAAAGTATTTTCGGAAAAACGATTTCTTTCCTTGAAGCTGCCGGAGTTCAAAATGCTACCTTCAATATGCTTACTCCCTATCCGGGTACTCCTCTGTTCAAGCGCCTTGAAGATGAAGGCAGAATATTGACCTATGATTGGAGTAAATACAATGGGAGAAGAGATGTCGTCTTTAAACCTAAAAATATGACTTGTGAGGAACTGCTGGAAGGTTTTAACTGGGTAAACAGTCAGTTCTATTCTCTAAAAAGCATTGGGAAAAGATTAAGCAAATCAACGGCAGGGTTATGGTGGACGCTGCCTTTAAATCTCTCCTATTATTTTTCATATAAGCTTTATGGACCGAATGAGTAG
- a CDS encoding sigma-54 interaction domain-containing protein has protein sequence MRAHAVTTEVIPQWDQELLFDILNKISDVVLVLDADTTIVFANEAYAQILGVPVSKVLGRKLSKIEPEAAAIDVLRKGRVRYGQSYLHSLGIHVIGSTFPLIKNNKVFGSVSIFKNITEVVHLNQELKRTQGVADYLKEQLEQWEQLPLSFKEYVGQNPRLKETLVLAAKVAKTDSTVLIRGESGVGKEVLARAIHNCSRRKDKPLIKVNCAAIPEALLESELFGYEEGAFTGAKKGGKLGKFELAHSGTIFLDEIGDMSIAMQAKLLRVLQERELERIGGTKTIGVDIRVIAATNCDLETMVEKGTFRSDLFYRLNIVPLFLPPLRERKDDLMVLATTFLGQFSAEFGREMSLSPHVIRVFQAHDWPGNIRELQNVLEHACIVCSGSVIELQHLPGYLISQNDIRHHHDRPYDVKETVARVEKEMILTALATYNNNRSQAMKALGISRRAFYDKLRRYGIEK, from the coding sequence GTGAGAGCACATGCGGTGACTACCGAAGTGATCCCCCAATGGGATCAGGAACTGCTCTTTGACATTCTGAACAAGATCAGTGATGTCGTTCTGGTCTTGGATGCGGATACCACTATCGTCTTTGCCAATGAGGCCTATGCCCAAATTTTGGGCGTTCCGGTCAGCAAGGTGCTGGGGCGCAAACTGTCCAAGATCGAACCGGAAGCTGCAGCCATCGATGTCTTGCGTAAGGGCAGGGTTCGCTATGGTCAAAGCTATCTCCATTCGTTGGGTATCCACGTGATTGGCAGTACCTTTCCCCTGATCAAAAATAATAAAGTGTTCGGTTCAGTATCCATTTTCAAAAACATTACAGAAGTCGTGCACCTGAATCAGGAATTGAAACGCACTCAGGGGGTAGCCGATTACCTGAAAGAGCAACTGGAACAATGGGAGCAACTTCCTTTATCGTTCAAAGAATACGTGGGCCAGAATCCCCGCTTAAAAGAGACCCTGGTTCTGGCAGCCAAAGTGGCCAAGACCGACAGTACGGTTTTGATCCGCGGGGAAAGCGGCGTGGGGAAAGAAGTGCTGGCCCGGGCGATCCACAACTGCAGCCGGCGCAAGGATAAACCGTTGATTAAGGTCAACTGTGCGGCCATTCCGGAGGCTCTGCTGGAGAGCGAGTTGTTCGGCTATGAAGAAGGAGCCTTTACCGGTGCCAAAAAAGGCGGCAAACTGGGAAAATTTGAGTTAGCCCATAGCGGCACGATCTTTCTTGATGAAATCGGAGATATGTCCATCGCGATGCAGGCCAAATTGCTGCGGGTTCTGCAGGAGCGGGAATTGGAGCGGATCGGCGGCACCAAGACCATCGGCGTGGATATCCGGGTGATTGCTGCCACCAATTGCGACCTGGAGACCATGGTGGAGAAAGGAACCTTCCGCAGCGACCTTTTCTACCGTCTGAATATCGTACCTTTATTCCTTCCTCCTTTGCGGGAGCGCAAGGATGATCTGATGGTGTTGGCCACTACATTCCTGGGGCAGTTTTCCGCCGAATTTGGCCGGGAGATGAGCTTATCCCCCCATGTCATTCGCGTTTTTCAGGCCCATGATTGGCCGGGAAATATCCGCGAACTGCAGAATGTCCTGGAACATGCCTGTATTGTCTGCAGCGGTTCGGTCATCGAGCTGCAGCATCTGCCCGGGTACCTGATCTCCCAAAACGATATCAGGCACCACCATGATCGCCCTTATGATGTGAAAGAAACAGTAGCCCGAGTGGAGAAAGAGATGATCCTGACCGCTTTGGCCACTTATAACAACAATCGTTCCCAAGCCATGAAAGCTCTGGGTATTTCCCGGCGGGCCTTCTATGACAAGTTGCGCCGTTACGGTATTGAGAAGTAA